A single genomic interval of Macadamia integrifolia cultivar HAES 741 chromosome 6, SCU_Mint_v3, whole genome shotgun sequence harbors:
- the LOC122082718 gene encoding putative F-box protein At5g55150, with amino-acid sequence MENWAELCSDILRLIVDQFSKIEDIAHFGAVCRPWRAVSVEKWHISIVDPWLMLAEKEDSDERGFYSLCTKKVYHLKLPEAHGKKCWSSYGWLITLGLDLEMHLLNPFSRSRVSIRFPPPPGLPNQYEPGIDAEFYRRIFIRKVIFSSRPSKRTPCEDEEKCVVMGIFSEWRKLAFLRLGDEAWTPVYTPKGDGITDVVYLNGQFYGFSNRGKLVIVDISSPDPKTIEIAGLPEGRSAAGDFYLVESVGELFMLARSVYMGYVGYYEGDEDEDVSYIHETDEFEVYKFNFDNMNWTLVKNLDNRAIFVGVNASFAIFPSNHSGCKPNCIYFTDDNPYGLVKDSLLEGAGKDMGVFGMETGKVDYYDKVPDMLSRICAPLWICPSP; translated from the coding sequence ATGGAAAACTGGGCTGAACTTTGTAGTGACATTCTTAGATTGATTGTGGATCAGTTTTCGAAAATCGAAGATATTGCTCATTTTGGTGCGGTTTGCCGGCCATGGCGAGCAGTTTCAGTTGAAAAGTGGCACATCTCTATTGTTGATCCCTGGTTGATGCTTGCAGAGAAGGAAGATAGTGATGAGCGTGGCTTCTATAGTCTCTGCACCAAAAAGGTTTACCACTTGAAATTGCCAGAAGCCCACGGTAAGAAGTGTTGGTCCTCCTATGGTTGGTTGATAACTTTAGGCCTTGATTTGGAGATGCACTTATTAAACCCCTTTTCTCGATCTcgggtttcaattcggtttccACCTCCACCAGGACTCCCTAATCAATACGAGCCTGGAATAGATGCAGAATTTTACCGTCGGATTTTTATACGTAAAGTGATATTCTCTTCGAGACCATCTAAAAGAACGCCTTGTGAAGATGAGGAAAAATGCGTGGTTATGGGGATATTTTCTGAATGGAGGAAATTAGCTTTTTTGAGACTAGGAGATGAAGCTTGGACTCCTGTATACACACCTAAAGGTGATGGTATCACTGACGTCGTGTATTTGAATGGTCAATTCTATGGTTTTAGTAATAGAGGGAAATTGGTAATTGTTGACATATCTAGTCCTGATCCAAAGACAATTGAAATTGCTGGATTACCAGAGGGTCGTAGCGCTGCTGGGGATTTTTATCTTGTGGAATCAGTAGGAGAACTTTTTATGCTTGCACGGAGTGTTTATATGGGCTATGTGGGCTATTATGAGGGAGATGAGGACGAGGATGTGTCTTACATTCATGAAACAGATGAGTTTGAGGTTTACAAGTTTAATTTTGATAACATGAATTGGACACTGGTGAAGAACTTAGACAACCGTGCAATTTTTGTAGGTGTTAATGCTTCTTTTGCCATCTTTCCCTCTAACCATTCAGGATGCAAACCCAATTGTATCTATTTCACTGACGATAATCCATATGGTCTTGTGAAAGATAGTCTTCTAGAAGGAGCTGGTAAGGACATGGGAGTGTTTGGAATGGAGACTGGGAAAGTGGATTATTACGATAAGGTTCCAGACATGCTAAGTCGAATTTGTGCACCTCTTTGGATTTGTCCTTCGCCATAG